The following DNA comes from Tunturibacter psychrotolerans.
GATCGGAGAATGGCGGAAGAGATGTCCAGCTACTGGGTTAATTTTGCGAAGTCGGGCAATCCGAATGGACCGAGCCTTCCAGGGTGGCCAGCGTTCACCACGGCGGATAGCAATGTCTTGTACATCGGCGATCCAACTACTATTGGTGGAGTGGCGAACATCAATAGCCTGAGCGTCTTCGATACTGTTTACTCGGACCTGCGTGGTAGCCGTTTGGCGCCGGTAGTGTCGGTCGCGAGGAGGCGCCTTGAATAGAACCCTCAAACCGTGATTTTGAACATCGTGCATGCTCACGGTATACGGCGCTCCCTCACATATCCCTCGGGACGTGTCGCACGAAAGCAAAACTCACGTCGATCCTTTTGCCGCCGCCCTCGAGGAAGCGCTCCAGCCGCTGTGGGGGTATCGGCATGATCATGCTGGCCCTTGGCGCGCGTAGCGCAGGCTGCTCAAGCGAACACGACGCTCGAACTGAAGCGAGGTTGGGTCACCATTTTCCGGGATCGATGGGTGATGGCCCACCTCGATGCCTCCCGGATGGTTTTTTCGGCCTGGGCCAGGCGACGGCCGAGGATCGTCTCGAGCAGGTTCTCCTGCTATATCTCGGCCTCAAAGGCGAACTGGGTCCAATCCGATATAGTTCCCAGTCGTCATGGAGGAGCCCCCGTGGTTGTTCTCTGAATCAGCTTCACTCTGAGTTCAGCTCATGCAACACCACGTGCTTCTCGATGACTTAACTTTCAAACAATACGGCCAGTGACTAGAAGAGCTCTTGCTAGGACTGAACCCGACCCCGGATAAAGCAAGATATCTTGTGACGGGCTGTTATCGGCTAACCTCAATCACAATAGAACCGATGCGTTCGCTGCTGGCATACTCCCGATGTGCCTCTTGGATCTCATTAAGCCTGAAGGTGTTTTTGATTGGCACGAGATCCTTCCGTCTTTGAGCCATTCAAAAAGTTGCTGCAGATCTGAAGCGAAGTGCTTTGACCCGCGATTCACGCCGAAAAAGGTGGTGCGCTTTCCCGACCAAAAGAACAAGTTCTTCGAGAACAGTTTGAGAGCTGAAGGGATCACCGAACGTTCAGGGGTATTGGTCCACGCCGGCAAGTTCATGCCATACCCCACTAGAACCCCTCCCCTTTTCAAGATCGAGTAGGACTCGTCGAAACTCTCAAATCCGTCGCCGAACGCCGTAATGACAACTTTCTTCGTCCTGGCCATAAGCTCGCCCTCGATGGATTCTCTCACCAACGAAGGATCCTGATAGAGCCAGCGCAGGGGAATGTCTCCAGCCTTTCCAACGGCGGAAATGGCCACGCATCAAGGATCGACTCAGTTCGAAAATTTCGCCGAGGATTTGTCCGGGGCGTTGCATCCCCCGCCTCTTTCCGCTTGGCCCACTAATCCAAAGGGTCTTGGAATTTCAAACGCGGGTAAGATCAGGCCCGCCGGTGAGCGCCAGATATTGATGGATGAACGCGATCGACATGCTGCCTTCGCCCACACCGCTGGCTACACGTTTGATCGAACCGTGACGAACGTCGCCAGCGCAAAATACGCCCGGAAGGCTTGTCTCCATGGGAAACGACTCTCGATCAAGAGGCCACGCGGTCAGGTCTCTTCCCGTGTAAATATAGCCTTTGGCATCACGCTCCAGGGTCGGCGGAAGCCAGGATGTGTTCGCGGTCGCGCCGATCATCAGCAACAACGCATCGGCACTACGCGTAGTGGAAATTCGTTCACGAGTGGTAGTTACGATCCGCGCCAGTCGCTCTCCACCAAGTACTTCTGTAACTTCTGTCCATGATTCGATCCGAATGTTGCCCTTCCCCGCGATCTCCGCGATAAGGAGAATTGGAATCTCGCCAAAAAACTCGCCCGCCTTGAGTTGCTCAAGCTCCCGGCGTTGTCCCACAATATCTTTCAATAGCTGCAGTAAGCCCTCGAGAACGACAAAAAATCGAGGGTCCTCGCCTTCGCGTATGACCCAATCACCGTTTCCACGCGGATATGCGCAGCCTTTTGTGCGAGTCTTTGGCGCGCGGGTTCGTCCAGGACGGCGAAGAGAGGAATGGGCGCCAGTTCTGCAGCAGTGATCACGTAGTATTTCCCGCTACACCAAGGGTAGGTCATAGCAGGAGATAAAGTGTCTTTTTCAGGATCTCGCCAGTGCTTTAAGGTCGGAAGATAGGGCGTCTTCGTGGGTTCCTCGATCTGCAGGAAGTGATTTCCGCGTACTGCCTGAAAAGTCAGCTTTGCGGCAAGTTCAAAATCGTAGTTTCCCATAACCTCGTTTCGCGGGAATGACAGGCTTTAGCGCGGCCGCCAGTTATCGCAAGGTTACGAATATACTTGTCCGCATGATATAGCAGAAGTAGCCGAAACGGTGCTGGCGTATTCGCGGCTACGACAGCCTAACTCTGATATTCGAATGTCCCCACTGGACAGATGACCGCGCGTAAATGCCAGCCTCAAACAACAAAGCGCATTTTGCCGAAACCCGTTTTGCGTGAGCTGTACGATTATCCAGGCGAAGTAATGACACCGTTGGGGCGCTGGCGAATCAACGACAGAAACTCAGAGCGAGTTTCTTCCTCATTGTGGAATACGCACTGGACGGCGAGACGGTCGGCGCGGCGACCGAACCCCAAATCTTGCAACGAACGAAAGCAGAGATATCCATATGCCGCGCGGCGCATTGAATACTAAAGGTCCCAAGAACCAAAATCCCCGCCCATTCGCGCAGACGGCGCGCGATAAGGACGGGGTACCTGGTCTCTTGAGCTTTACTTCTTGGGCCGCGACTCCGGCGGCACAAGACCTGCGAGGCGGTAGTACACAACGAGCTGGCCGTAGTGTTCTCCGCTATGCTCGATGATGCCGTATGCAATGTCGATAACGCGCGCTTTCTGCTGAGGGTAATAAACAACCTCCGTCATCAGGCCTTTTTCGCCTTTCGACTGGATCACGGTTGCGCCATCGGCGAAGGACTTCTTGACGAACGCAACGATGTCGGCCTTGGACTTGTATTGCTCTCGCTTCGGATCTTCCGCGGGAGGTTTCTGCCCCATCGCAGGATTCGTGAAGTAGTAGCATGAACCCGCCGCGTGCAGCAACTGCTCGGCGAAGCTCCGCTGCGCGGGTGTCGGCTTGAAGTCGTATTTGTCCTCGGGAAAATCTTCGGCCATCGCCGTCAGCTTGCGGCCAATCTCATTCCAGGAATCGAGCACGACTTTCAATTCCGGATCTGCAGGTTTGACGGCTGCATCTTTCTTCATCGCGTCCTGGGCATGGGTGGGAAATGCTAATGCCAGCAGGACGATAGCGAGAAACGGTGTTCTTTTCATTTCTTCCTCCACGATTGAGTTTCGTGAATCAAAGCTTCAGTTTCTTATTTCGCCTGCGCCAGGTCCGTAAAAACTGCGGCAAGCTTATCGAGTACCTGGTTCCAGCCCTCCAGTTGACCACTCTCATTCGCGTCCTCAATGGTCTCGTTTCCGACGAAGGTCAGTTTCGTCTGGCCGTTTCCAAGGTCCTCAAACGTGACCACGTCATATGCGCCATCGATGGCCTAGTCTTCTTCGTCATCGGAATGAGCTTACAACAGAGCGAACATCACACGCGCATTGACTATCGATAACTCAACCTGGCTTAGCGGAACTGAACTTCGTAGTTCCGGCAAAGTCAGCTTTTCGGCAAAAATTCGATCCCCATATCTGTCACACAACCCCGTTTGCCGGGAATACGGATCGCATTGCAAAGCGAGACGCGTGATAGACTTCACGCCTCAGCTTTGCTCAAAGAATTCACTCTCGAGGACAACTATGAGACAACGTACGAAACTAGCATTCGCCATGCTTTGTCCAGTTGCTTTCTCCGGGAATTACTCGCGCCTCAACGCTCAGGTCAACTCGTTTCAAGTCTCGTCCGAGGATACGAAAGCCATCGAAGCAATCCTCCGCTCCAATCCATCTGACCACGTCACCGAAAGAACCTCTTGTTGCAGTTGGAATGTTCCTTGCGGGGCTGCTCCTACTTGGCTTGTCTCTCTATGGCTGCCTCGCGATTATGGGTCTGACGGTTCCGCCTGGAACTTGGAAAGATGGCTTGTTGGAGTTTGCTTTGGTCAGCGGGTTTCCGCTTTTCATGCTCTCCTTCAGGTCGGTTCGTCTTTGCATATTCGCTCTATGGCTCTACTTCATTGCAAATTGGTTGGCGTGGTGTCTTTGTAGCGTACCCGTTCGATTCTTCTGGCCCGTAGACATCTACTTGGCTCTGGTTCTCGCACCGGTGGTCATTGTTCAACTCTGCTATCTTGTATGGCCAAACAGGGGCGAACGCAGCCCGCGCGCTCAAGACGTCCTCGCTTGAACAATAAAGGATGCGAGAGTTCACCGAGAGGTAGTTCCCGGGAACCGGGGTTATCGGCGACTTGGACCTAACTTGCCGATAACCGGACTTTGCGGGAAGTAACTTAAGCAGCATCATTCTTACAGGCCCAATAGGGCAAAAAGTCGCTTACGCCTCAGGCGTGACGGCGACGTTATGGTATTCCGTGATCCACCAGACACCGTGTTCTTTGATGAGGACCATGAGCAGCTTGAAATGCAACACTCCATCCGCTCCAACGGGCACACCTGCGGGGGGAGGCGTTGGAAAGCCGTTCATCTCTCCGCTTACGTCCGCGATGGCAACGGTCCGGACGAATGAGACGCAGTTTCGCAATGGAGCTTTTCACGGTAGTACCTTTGAAGATCGTATTGCCGACCTCGATGTGGCGCTTCACAAATTCTGCTCGTCCGTACCTAACCGTTGCTTCGGTCTTCCTTCCGACAAGTCGCAATGCAACACTCGTCGGTTGTTGTTCGCACTGTATCTCCGCGATCGATGCTGCCTAGCGCAGCGACTCGTACAGTGTCGTGATAACTACACAAGGAATGTAACCATGCAATTCAAAGCAGTTCAGAAGCGCCAACCGCTCGCGCCAGGGCCAAATCCAGAAGTGCATCGGCACAACGATGAGATATTGCTCTCCACACAATTTCATCGTCCGACCTTTCTTATGTGCCCACCTGGGTGGTACGAGGTGCAGTACGCGATCAACCCATGGATATGTTGGGAAACATTTCCAACTCAACACGCGACACGGCATTTCGCCAATGGAATGCTCCTCGATTGGGGAAGACTCAGCCATACGGCGCCGAGAGGATCATGCATGATATGAAACGTGTCTACCCGCTTCACGTGAAAATGCGCGCGCAAATTTAGGCGTTAGTCCAGACAAGGACAACAAAAGGAAAGCCGCGTTGGAGTCTTCGTCAACATCGCGTCACCACGACCATAGCGCAAATGACGTCGTAGCGCAAATAAGACCGCCGAAATCAGCAAGAAAGAGAGAAATTGTTTGGGAAGGCCTAATTAATCTGTGTTAGTTTGACGGTGCGGTAACAGTGACTGAGAGATTGCTGATGACCGTC
Coding sequences within:
- a CDS encoding DinB family protein, with product MKRTPFLAIVLLALAFPTHAQDAMKKDAAVKPADPELKVVLDSWNEIGRKLTAMAEDFPEDKYDFKPTPAQRSFAEQLLHAAGSCYYFTNPAMGQKPPAEDPKREQYKSKADIVAFVKKSFADGATVIQSKGEKGLMTEVVYYPQQKARVIDIAYGIIEHSGEHYGQLVVYYRLAGLVPPESRPKK
- a CDS encoding FAD-dependent oxidoreductase; protein product: MREGEDPRFFVVLEGLLQLLKDIVGQRRELEQLKAGEFFGEIPILLIAEIAGKGNIRIESWTEVTEVLGGERLARIVTTTRERISTTRSADALLLMIGATANTSWLPPTLERDAKGYIYTGRDLTAWPLDRESFPMETSLPGVFCAGDVRHGSIKRVASGVGEGSMSIAFIHQYLALTGGPDLTRV
- a CDS encoding SRPBCC domain-containing protein produces the protein MVTFEDLGNGQTKLTFVGNETIEDANESGQLEGWNQVLDKLAAVFTDLAQAK